A stretch of Rhinoderma darwinii isolate aRhiDar2 chromosome 4, aRhiDar2.hap1, whole genome shotgun sequence DNA encodes these proteins:
- the LOC142760761 gene encoding transcription cofactor HES-6-like, with translation MDRGDRQMRKPLVEKKRRARINESLQELRGILADNEFQSKMENAEVLELTVKRVQRILQTRSAETDRLQREASERFAAGYIQCMHEVHTFVSSCPGIDSGLAADLLNHLLESMPLSEGSLQDLVMDVLLDSPTSDPSCALSLLGSSSDDSCSDVDEAEITKSGIETVQDNDRTPEIQPPTHVETMWRPW, from the exons ATGGACCGGGGGGACAGGCAG ATGAGGAAACCTCTTGTGGAGAAGAAGAGAAGGGCTAGGATTAATGAAAGTCTGCAGGAGCTTCGAGGCATCCTTGCTGACAATGAG TTTCAATCAAAGATGGAGAATGCGGAAGTTCTAGAGCTCACGGTGAAGCGTGTTCAACGGATCCTGCAGACAAGATCAGCTG AAACAGACCGGTTGCAGCGTGAGGCCAGTGAACGGTTTGCCGCAGGTTACATCCAGTGCATGCATGAAGTGCACACCTTTGTGTCCAGCTGTCCAGGCATTGATTCTGGCTTGGCTGCTGACCTTCTTAACCATCTACTGGAGTCCATGCCTTTGAGTGAGGGAAGTCTTCAGGATCTTGTTATGGATGTACTTCTGGATTCACCAACTTCTGATCCTTCATGTGCTCTTAGTTTGTTAGGATCATCCTCTGATGACAGCTGCTCTGATGTGGATGAAGCTGAGATTACTAAAAGTGGGATAGAAACTGTGCAGGACAATGACAGGACCCCGGAAATTCAGCCTCCAACCCATGTGGAGACCATGTGGAGACCATGGTGA